One segment of Opitutaceae bacterium DNA contains the following:
- a CDS encoding ABC transporter permease subunit translates to MKRRNLTFMLPVAAGALFLAAWYGVRAMLTGDQEFLLPSPDQILSAFVEHRGALLNAAMNTLQGAVIGFIGAILVSLALSIVLSLSPLVRASLYPYLMLLQMTPVIVLAPIILQWAKPGLPSVSVITFLICFFPLVVNTTQGLISVDRNLVDLFHLYGAGRRQEMLLLRLPAALPYFFTGLRIAATLGPIGAIMGDFTAGSSAGDGGGLGFLAIVFSSQLKMSALFATALTGCLLGFIFVATAVLLAWLAMHRWHDSYSRRDS, encoded by the coding sequence ATGAAACGAAGGAACCTGACGTTCATGCTGCCCGTCGCTGCCGGCGCCCTTTTCCTCGCTGCCTGGTACGGCGTGCGCGCCATGCTGACCGGGGATCAGGAGTTTCTGCTCCCGTCGCCTGATCAGATCCTTTCAGCTTTCGTCGAGCATCGCGGCGCCCTTCTGAATGCCGCGATGAACACCCTGCAGGGCGCCGTCATTGGATTCATCGGTGCCATTCTGGTCAGTCTGGCCCTCTCCATCGTGCTCTCCTTGTCACCTCTGGTGCGGGCCAGCCTCTATCCCTACCTGATGCTGCTTCAGATGACACCGGTGATCGTGCTCGCGCCCATCATCCTGCAATGGGCGAAGCCGGGCCTTCCCAGCGTGTCGGTCATTACATTCCTGATCTGTTTCTTCCCGCTGGTCGTCAACACCACTCAGGGCCTGATATCCGTCGACCGCAATCTCGTCGATCTCTTCCATTTGTACGGCGCCGGCAGGCGCCAGGAAATGCTCCTCCTTCGTCTTCCCGCAGCATTGCCGTACTTTTTCACCGGACTGCGCATCGCGGCCACACTCGGTCCGATTGGCGCAATCATGGGGGATTTCACGGCCGGCAGTTCCGCGGGCGACGGTGGCGGGCTCGGCTTCCTGGCGATCGTATTCAGTTCGCAGCTCAAGATGTCCGCCCTCTTCGCCACGGCGCTGACCGGCTGCCTGCTCGGCTTCATCTTTGTCGCCACAGCCGTCCTGCTCGCCTGGCTGGCCATGCACCGCTGGCACGACTCCTACAGCCGGCGTGATTCGTAG